One Augochlora pura isolate Apur16 chromosome 10, APUR_v2.2.1, whole genome shotgun sequence DNA window includes the following coding sequences:
- the LOC144476450 gene encoding U6 snRNA-associated Sm-like protein LSm6 gives MSRKEALSQFIQQIHGRPVVVKLNSGVDYRGVLACLDGYMNIALEQTEEYVNGQLKDKYGDAFIRGNNVLYISTQKRRT, from the exons atgaGTCGCAAGGAAGCATTATctcaatttattcaacaaattcaTGGCCGTCCTGttgttgtaaaattaaatagcggCGTAGATTACAGag GTGTTTTAGCTTGTCTCGATGGTTACATGAATATAGCACTCGAACAAACAGAAGAATATGTAAATGGacaattaaaagataaatacgGCGATGCTTTTATTCGTGGTaacaatgtattatatataagtacACAAAAACGTAGAACCtaa
- the LOC144476447 gene encoding TIMELESS-interacting protein, producing MPNLSNTSDYDDEDDIVAEYERHDLDAEQNTEERDIGSDNEENQDQNNVPRRVDPSSSKKPSVRNPIPTLNADRLKGPKGLQTIEKYFEGFKFYGKGHEKSDLDRILKRMEHWSHRLFPKLEFDTFLERVEKLGTKRDLQVFIKKYRMGMINTDDVALNVDEGDDDNEKEEDEPIDEFDLLIAEQIEKQKQVNVQSANKSTADDLFDKLMSQSNNNSQASQPVKENTTPSQLSNEVKEQIERNRQQALQRRQARLKALEEDKREKLEGSSGTEFTNISNNAQILNDTQNMEVEDLRKVENEKES from the coding sequence ATGCCAAATTTGTCAAATACTTCCGACTACGACGACGAGGATGATATAGTAGCTGAATATGAAAGACATGATTTGGATGCAGAACAGAACACTGAAGAAAGAGATATAGGTTCTGATAATGAGGAGAACCAAGATCAGAACAATGTTCCCAGAAGAGTTGATCCTTCTTCCTCTAAAAAGCCGAGCGTGAGAAACCCTATACCAACATTAAATGCAGACCGTTTAAAAGGCCCTAAAGGATTGCAAACTATTGAGAAATACTTCGAaggatttaaattttatggtAAAGGACATGAGAAATCTGATTTggatagaattttaaaaagaatggAACATTGGTCGCATagattatttccaaaattagAATTCGATACTTTTTTGGAGAGAGTCGAAAAACTGGGTACCAAAAGAGATCTTCAggtgtttataaaaaaatatagaatgggTATGATTAATACAGATGATGTTGCATTGAATGTGGATGAAGGAGACGATGATAATGAGAAGGAAGAAGATGAGCCAATAGATgagtttgatttattaattgctgAACAGatagagaaacagaaacaAGTTAATGTACAATCAGCTAACAAGTCTACAGCCGATGATCtgtttgataaattaatgtcacaatcgaataataattcacagGCCTCTCAGCCTGTGAAGGAAAATACTACTCCTTCCCAGCTAAGCAATGAAGTGAAAGAACAAATAGAAAGGAATAGGCAACAAGCTCTTCAAAGAAGACAAGCGAGATTGAAAGCTTTGGAAGAAGACAAGAGGGAAAAGTTAGAAGGAAGTAGTGGTacagaatttacaaatatttcaaacaatgcACAAATATTGAACGATACTCAGAATATGGAAGTTGAAGATTTACGGAaagtagaaaatgaaaaagagagTTGA